A single window of Streptomyces griseoviridis DNA harbors:
- a CDS encoding LCP family protein produces the protein MSAESTPEPGIPGDTGPTGPRRGAKGRRRGPRGRHHTAMVVMAWTAAGIVLLGGTGAGYVYFKLNGNIKSVDINQLLGTDRPKKVDNGSENILVLGSDSRSGANKRLGGGADDGSARSDTAMIVHVYKGHQKATVVSVPRDTLVDRPACTDTRGTEHDAASGVMFNSAYSTGGATCAVKTVESLTGIRMDHYLEVDFNGFQKLVDELGGVDVTTTKAIKDPESHLDLAAGTHRLDGQQALGLVRTRHAVGDGSDLGRIQLQQAFVKALVDQVKSIGVLTDPKKLYDLADTATKTVTADSDLGSVNSLVTFAEGLKGISSRHLTMVTMPVRYDPADANRVLVEDAKARQMWTALENDRPIPRSATEGTATGEAAGVVGGG, from the coding sequence CCCGGCATACCGGGCGACACCGGGCCCACCGGCCCACGCCGAGGCGCCAAGGGCCGCAGGCGCGGGCCACGCGGCCGGCACCACACGGCCATGGTCGTGATGGCCTGGACCGCGGCGGGCATCGTCCTGCTGGGCGGCACCGGAGCCGGCTACGTCTACTTCAAGCTCAACGGCAACATCAAGAGCGTCGACATCAACCAGCTGCTGGGCACCGACCGGCCCAAGAAGGTCGACAACGGCTCCGAGAACATCCTGGTCCTCGGCTCGGACTCGCGCTCGGGCGCCAACAAGCGGCTCGGCGGCGGCGCCGACGACGGCAGCGCCCGCTCCGACACCGCGATGATCGTGCACGTCTACAAGGGCCACCAGAAGGCCACCGTGGTCTCCGTCCCGCGCGACACCCTCGTCGACCGGCCCGCCTGCACCGACACCCGGGGCACCGAGCACGACGCGGCCTCCGGCGTCATGTTCAACTCCGCGTACTCCACCGGCGGCGCCACCTGCGCCGTCAAGACCGTCGAGTCGCTCACCGGCATCCGCATGGACCACTATCTGGAGGTCGACTTCAACGGCTTCCAGAAGCTCGTCGACGAGCTGGGCGGCGTCGACGTCACCACCACCAAGGCCATCAAGGACCCCGAGAGCCACCTCGACCTCGCCGCGGGCACCCACCGCCTCGACGGGCAGCAGGCCCTCGGCCTGGTCCGCACCCGGCACGCCGTGGGCGACGGCTCCGACCTCGGCCGCATCCAGCTCCAGCAGGCCTTCGTGAAGGCGCTGGTCGACCAGGTCAAGAGCATCGGCGTCCTCACCGACCCGAAGAAGCTCTACGACCTCGCCGACACCGCCACCAAGACCGTCACCGCCGACTCCGACCTCGGCTCGGTGAACTCGCTGGTCACCTTCGCCGAGGGCCTCAAGGGCATCTCCTCCCGCCACCTGACGATGGTCACCATGCCGGTCCGCTACGACCCCGCCGACGCCAACCGCGTCCTCGTCGAGGACGCCAAGGCCCGGCAGATGTGGACGGCCCTGGAGAACGACCGCCCGATCCCCAGGTCGGCCACCGAGGGCACCGCCACGGGCGAGGCCGCCGGCGTCGTCGGCGGCGGATAA
- the rpmE gene encoding 50S ribosomal protein L31 gives MKRDIHPEYVETQVSCTCGASFTTRSTIDSGTVRAEVCSECHPFYTGKQKILDTGGRVARFEARFGKAAAGSKK, from the coding sequence TTGAAGCGCGACATCCACCCCGAGTACGTCGAGACCCAGGTCAGCTGCACCTGTGGCGCGTCGTTCACCACCCGCAGCACCATCGACTCCGGCACCGTCCGGGCCGAGGTCTGCTCCGAGTGCCACCCGTTCTACACGGGCAAGCAGAAGATCCTCGACACCGGTGGCCGCGTGGCCCGCTTCGAGGCCCGCTTCGGCAAGGCCGCCGCCGGCTCCAAGAAGTAG
- the prfA gene encoding peptide chain release factor 1 translates to MFEAVEELVGEHADLETKLADPSVHSDQANARRLNKRYAELTPIVATYRSWRQTGDDIETARELAAEDPEFAAEVKELDKQREQLTEKLRLLLVPRDPSDDKDVILEVKAGAGGDESALFAGDLLRMYLRYAERVGWKTEIIDATESELGGYKDVQVAVKTKGGQGATEPGQGVWARLKYEGGVHRVQRVPATESQGRIHTSAAGVLVTPEAEEVDVEINPNDLRIDVYRSSGPGGQSVNTTDSAVRITHLPTGVVASCQNEKSQLQNKEQAMRILRSRLLAAAQEEAEKEAADARRSQVRTVDRSEKIRTYNFPENRLSDHRVGFKAYNLDQVLDGDLDAVIQACVDADSAAKLAAA, encoded by the coding sequence ATGTTCGAGGCCGTCGAGGAACTCGTCGGTGAGCACGCCGACCTGGAGACGAAGCTCGCCGACCCGTCGGTCCACTCCGACCAGGCCAACGCGCGCCGGCTGAACAAGCGCTACGCCGAGCTGACCCCGATCGTCGCCACGTACCGCTCCTGGAGGCAGACCGGCGACGACATCGAGACCGCGCGTGAACTCGCCGCCGAGGACCCGGAGTTCGCCGCCGAGGTCAAGGAACTGGACAAGCAGCGCGAGCAGCTCACCGAGAAGCTGCGGCTGCTGCTCGTCCCCCGCGACCCCAGCGACGACAAGGACGTCATCCTCGAGGTCAAGGCGGGCGCGGGCGGCGACGAGTCCGCGCTGTTCGCCGGGGACCTGCTGCGGATGTACCTGCGCTACGCCGAGCGGGTCGGCTGGAAGACCGAGATCATCGACGCCACCGAGTCCGAGCTGGGCGGCTACAAGGACGTCCAGGTCGCCGTCAAGACCAAGGGCGGCCAGGGCGCCACCGAGCCGGGACAGGGCGTCTGGGCCCGCCTGAAGTACGAGGGCGGCGTGCACCGCGTGCAGCGGGTGCCGGCCACCGAGTCCCAGGGCCGCATCCACACCTCGGCCGCCGGTGTCCTGGTGACCCCGGAGGCGGAGGAGGTCGACGTCGAGATCAACCCGAACGACCTGCGCATCGACGTCTACCGCTCCTCGGGCCCCGGCGGGCAGTCCGTCAACACCACCGACTCCGCCGTGCGCATCACGCACCTCCCCACCGGAGTCGTCGCCTCCTGCCAGAACGAGAAGAGCCAGCTCCAGAACAAGGAGCAGGCGATGCGTATCCTGCGCTCCAGGCTGCTCGCGGCCGCGCAGGAGGAAGCGGAGAAGGAGGCCGCGGACGCCCGCCGCAGCCAGGTCCGCACCGTCGACCGCTCCGAGAAGATCCGCACCTACAACTTCCCGGAGAACCGACTCTCGGACCACCGCGTCGGCTTCAAGGCCTACAACCTCGACCAGGTCCTCGACGGCGACCTCGACGCGGTCATCCAGGCCTGCGTCGACGCCGACTCGGCGGCGAAGCTGGCGGCCGCGTAA
- the prmC gene encoding peptide chain release factor N(5)-glutamine methyltransferase, with amino-acid sequence MNLLLAEVAQATQRLADAGVPSPRNDAEELAAFVHGVKRGALHSVKDSDFDARYWEVIARREQREPLQHITGRAYFRYLELQVGPGVFVPRPETESVVGWAIDAVRAMDVVEPLIVDLCTGSGAIALALAQEVPRSRVHAVELSEDALVWTRKNMADSRVDLRQGNALDAFPDLDGQVDLVVSNPPYIPLTEWEYVAPEARDYDPQLALFSGEDGLDLIRGLERAAHRLLRPGGVVVIEHADTQGGQVPWIFTEERGWADAADHPDLNNRPRFATARRALP; translated from the coding sequence GTGAACCTGCTGCTCGCAGAGGTGGCACAGGCCACCCAGCGGCTGGCCGACGCCGGCGTGCCCTCGCCGCGCAACGACGCGGAGGAGCTCGCCGCGTTCGTGCACGGCGTGAAGCGGGGCGCGCTGCACTCCGTGAAGGACTCGGACTTCGACGCCAGGTACTGGGAGGTCATCGCCCGGCGCGAACAGCGCGAGCCGCTCCAGCACATCACCGGACGGGCCTACTTCCGCTACCTGGAACTCCAGGTCGGACCCGGCGTCTTCGTGCCGAGACCGGAGACCGAGTCGGTCGTCGGCTGGGCCATAGACGCCGTGCGCGCCATGGACGTCGTCGAACCGCTCATCGTCGACCTGTGCACCGGATCGGGCGCCATCGCGCTCGCCCTCGCCCAGGAGGTGCCGCGCTCGCGCGTGCACGCCGTGGAGCTGTCCGAGGACGCCCTGGTGTGGACCCGCAAGAACATGGCCGACTCCCGGGTCGACCTGCGCCAGGGCAACGCCCTCGACGCCTTCCCCGACCTCGACGGCCAGGTCGACCTGGTCGTCTCCAACCCGCCGTACATCCCGCTCACCGAATGGGAGTACGTGGCCCCCGAGGCCCGCGACTACGACCCCCAACTCGCCCTGTTCTCAGGGGAGGACGGGCTCGACCTGATCCGCGGCCTGGAGCGGGCCGCACACCGCCTGCTGCGTCCCGGCGGCGTCGTCGTCATCGAGCACGCCGACACCCAGGGTGGCCAGGTGCCGTGGATCTTCACCGAGGAACGGGGCTGGGCCGACGCTGCCGACCACCCCGACCTCAACAACCGGCCGCGGTTCGCGACCGCCCGCAGGGCGCTGCCGTGA
- a CDS encoding L-threonylcarbamoyladenylate synthase: MARRYDTNDATDRTTGLREAASAVRRGELVVLPTDTVYGIGADAFSSEAVVDLLAAKGRGRNMPTPVLIGSPNTLHGLVTDFSELAWELVDAFWPGALTLVAKHQPSLQWDLGDTRGTVAIRMPLHPVAIELLNEVGPMAVSSANLTGHPAPETCDAAQNMLGDSVSVYLDGGPTPANIPSSIVDVTGQVPVLLRAGALSAEQLRKVVPDLEVAN, encoded by the coding sequence ATGGCACGGCGATACGACACCAACGACGCGACCGACCGCACGACCGGTCTGCGCGAAGCCGCGTCCGCCGTCCGCCGTGGCGAGCTGGTCGTCCTCCCGACCGACACGGTGTACGGCATCGGCGCCGACGCGTTCTCCTCCGAGGCCGTCGTCGACCTCCTCGCCGCCAAGGGCCGCGGCCGCAACATGCCCACGCCCGTCCTCATCGGCTCCCCGAACACCCTGCACGGCCTCGTCACGGACTTCTCCGAGCTGGCCTGGGAACTCGTCGACGCCTTCTGGCCCGGCGCGCTCACCCTCGTCGCCAAGCACCAGCCGTCCCTGCAGTGGGACCTCGGCGACACCCGGGGCACGGTCGCGATCCGGATGCCGCTGCACCCCGTCGCCATCGAGCTGCTCAACGAGGTCGGCCCGATGGCCGTCTCCTCCGCCAACCTCACGGGACACCCCGCCCCCGAGACCTGCGACGCCGCCCAGAACATGCTGGGCGACTCCGTCTCCGTCTACCTCGACGGCGGCCCCACCCCCGCCAACATCCCCTCGTCCATCGTCGACGTCACCGGCCAGGTCCCGGTGCTGCTGCGGGCCGGCGCCCTCTCGGCCGAGCAGCTGCGCAAGGTCGTACCCGACCTCGAGGTGGCGAATTGA